Proteins co-encoded in one Corvus moneduloides isolate bCorMon1 chromosome 7, bCorMon1.pri, whole genome shotgun sequence genomic window:
- the LOC116446642 gene encoding alpha-aspartyl dipeptidase-like, translating to MGGPRRLLLISNSTLHGGGYLGHCQQHIQSFLGQKVKRVLFIPYALHDRDAYARTAREKFESLGYGLDSIHESCDPVEAVRKSEAIFIGGGNTFRLLKALYDNSLIHEIRKRVLEDGIPYMGSSAGTNVATVSINTTNDMPIVYPPSLKALGLVPFNINPHYLDPDIKRTHMGETREERIRQYHEEPNTPPVLGLREGTMLLVEGDKATLQGVTGARLFLRGKKPTEHEPGTDFSFLLNDSNPLNP from the exons ATGGGGGGCCCGCGGCGCCTGCTGCTGATCTCCAACTCCACCCTGCACGGAGGGGGCTACCTaggccactgccagcagcacatccagagCTTCCTCGGGCA gaaagtGAAGCGGGTGCTGTTCATCCCCTACGCCCTGCACGACCGCGACGCCTACGCCCGCACGGCCAGGGAGAAGTTTGAAAGCCTGG GTTATGGGCTGGACAGCATTCATGAATCTTGTGATCCAGTGGAAGCTGTAAGGAAATCAGAAGCAATATTTATTG GAGGTGGGAACACATTCCGTCTCCTGAAAGCTCTTTATGACAACAGTCTGATACACGAGATCAGGAAGAGAGTTCTTGAG GATGGGATTCCTTACATGGGATCCAGTGCAGGAACTAACGTTGCTACTGTCAGCATCAACACCACCAATGACATGCCAATTGTTTATCCACCTTCCCTGAAGGCTCTAGGATTAGTTCCTTTTAATATTAATCCCCACTACCTGGACCCAGACATTAAAAGAACTCACATGGGT GAGACAAGAGAGGAAAGAATCCGCCAATATCATGAGGAACCAAACACCCCTCCAGTTCTG GGCTTGCGGGAAGGTACGATGCTGTTAGTGGAAGGAGATAAAGCCACGCTGCAAGGAGTGACAGGAGCACGTCTGTTTTTGAG GGGTAAGAAACCAACTGAACATGAGCCTGGAACAGATTTCAGTTTCCTCCTGAATGACAGTAATCCCCTGAATCCATAG